From a single Paenibacillus sp. FSL R5-0345 genomic region:
- a CDS encoding response regulator transcription factor, which translates to MYRMLIADDNKYERDGMKYLISKYKLPLEISEARNGKEALQIIEQQEFDLLLTDIKMPFMDGLQLVKAAREIYPNLKIILLSGHSEFEYARAAIPLKVLHYLLKPVEAEALRNVLSEVVEQCELEESQKRNVNLKPYTGAGAPSKSEADGSRSADSEYGKRAVDELIRIIESKYNQDLSLEYLAASVHLSGSYLSHIFKKRTGTSVVKYINQYRMEKAKEFLDQSNYKINDVYKMVGYSDFSYFGVSFKQHFGLTPTQYREKVRSL; encoded by the coding sequence ATGTACAGAATGCTAATAGCAGATGACAATAAGTACGAGAGAGATGGCATGAAATACTTGATCTCTAAATATAAACTTCCTTTAGAAATCAGCGAGGCCAGAAATGGCAAGGAAGCGCTGCAGATTATTGAACAACAGGAGTTCGATCTTTTACTAACAGATATTAAAATGCCCTTTATGGATGGGCTGCAGTTAGTGAAGGCGGCTCGGGAAATCTATCCAAATCTGAAAATCATCCTTCTCAGCGGTCATAGCGAGTTCGAATATGCTAGAGCGGCTATTCCCTTGAAAGTGCTGCATTACTTGTTAAAGCCCGTTGAAGCAGAAGCATTACGCAACGTTCTGTCTGAGGTCGTAGAACAATGTGAGCTAGAGGAATCCCAGAAACGTAACGTAAATTTGAAACCGTATACAGGGGCGGGTGCACCGTCCAAGTCAGAGGCGGATGGAAGCCGTTCAGCAGACAGCGAATATGGTAAGCGAGCTGTGGATGAATTGATCCGTATCATCGAGAGCAAATATAACCAGGATCTAAGCTTGGAATATTTAGCGGCGAGTGTCCATCTGTCGGGCAGCTATCTTAGTCATATTTTTAAGAAAAGAACGGGCACAAGTGTAGTGAAATATATCAATCAGTACCGCATGGAAAAAGCAAAAGAATTTCTAGACCAAAGCAACTATAAAATTAACGATGTATATAAAATGGTGGGTTATTCCGACTTTTCATATTTCGGTGTTTCCTTTAAACAGCATTTCGGACTTACGCCGACGCAATATCGGGAAAAGGTCCGTTCGTTGTGA